One window of Plasmodium berghei ANKA genome assembly, chromosome: 5 genomic DNA carries:
- a CDS encoding RNA-binding protein, putative, with protein sequence MFLKIFENRKYVNALKKLHNTNKMCVTYSLKDNIPFLKNIRGFSEYGKIEEDKVNLPRIKLRGLPFDVSEDEIKKFFSAFKLSNQKNPIHIIKGIKDKPTGHAYVYFDDAEEARNACQNLNRKFLRNRYIEIYIDYIYNHNLAPVKEHVTTLMRDRYKKDNQ encoded by the coding sequence atgtttttaaaaatatttgaaaacaggaaatatgtaaatgctttaaaaaaattgcatAACACAAACAAAATGTGTGTTACTTATTCACTTAAGGATAATATaccttttttaaaaaacatacGAGGGTTTAGTGAATATGGTAAAATAGAAGAAGATAAAGTTAATTTGCCAAGAATAAAGCTGCGAGGACTACCATTTGATGTTTCCGaagatgaaataaaaaaattttttagtgcttttaaattatcaaaCCAGAAAAATCcaattcatataattaaagGAATAAAAGATAAACCCACGGGTCACgcatatgtttattttgatGATGCTGAAGAAGCAAGGAATGCTTGccaaaatttaaatagaaaatttttgagaaatagatatattgaaatatacatagattatatatacaatcaTAATTTAGCGCCAGTTAAGGAGCATGTAACTACATTGATGAGGGACAGATACAAAAAAGACAACCAATGA
- a CDS encoding ATP synthase-associated protein, putative yields the protein MENINMEKSNNELKKIEDEKKIVTGQNLNLLLGDLKMMTAYEMSSEWKDTNMMNECFNNFSWFDSRILKNIQNYLNADEVERSKIDYAYNSLFPKPIDIKDTKLNMMSLWIKSRIHYNNTFFPLHLSEYDS from the coding sequence atggaaaatattaacatgGAAAAAAGcaataatgaattaaaaaaaatagaagacgaaaaaaaaattgtaacaGGACAAAATTTAAACTTATTATTAGGGGATTTGAAAATGATGACAGCGTATGAAATGTCATCAGAATGGAAAGATACAAATATGATGAATGaatgttttaataatttttcatggTTTGATTCGAGAatacttaaaaatatacaaaactATTTAAATGCCGATGAAGTAGAAAGATCAAAAATTGACTATGCAtataattctttatttcCTAAACCAATTGATATAAAAgatacaaaattaaatatgatGTCACTATGGATAAAATCAAGGATACATTACAACAATACTTTTTTCCCTTTACATTTATCTGAATATGACTCATAA
- a CDS encoding RAP protein, putative — MINKAIKKLVSKNFLCFASRQKQYKIINYNKYIISRNVSNIRNDLFDDIPDEEIDKDKLIYLVKNIQMIDLKEKGILNNISNLLKSHINQFNIDEIYLIIHSFSKLNFTKYSLYNNFVKIIMTKKPVINTRILTQILIDFHKTSSLDLNALTFFTQYYINNLVKSFSLFDLSMILYIFNKYNYNDFITVNKICQTISEHFIPIIDEDKGVLTTILLSLSVLNLNYEIYSSFLKLHVYTNYERFEIKYLCNISYSIVLWLARGSVKDKFLCELLKSIVFLLINNMHKLKNDELKQLHIVLYFLRATEENYKDAIKKLEKKNIKNTITVSKMQQQVEKIFTEIGLNVDKEFPVGPYMLDFALKKKKIYIEVNGFTHYYTFDGKINNKTNLKYFILNKLKWKIITIEYMDWKNKSKDDKIKYIETNILEKIK; from the exons ATGATTAACAaagcaataaaaaaactagtttcaaaaaattttttatgttttgcCTCAAGacaaaaacaatataaaattataaattataataaatatattataagcAGAAATGTAAGTAATATTCGAAACGATTTATTTGATGATATCCCAGATGAAGAAATTGATAAGGACaagttaatatatttagtgAAGAACATACAAATGATTGATTTGAAAGAAAAAGGTAtactaaataatattagcaatttattaaaaagcCATATAAACCAATTTAACATagatgaaatatatttaattatacatTCTTTTagtaaattaaattttacaaaatattccttatataataattttgtaaaaattattatgacAAAAAAACCGGTGATAAATACAAGAATATTAACACAAATATTAATTGATTTTCATAAAACATCGTCTTTAGATCTCAACGCTTTAACCTTTTTTAcacaatattatataaataacttAGTTAAAAGCTTTTCTTTGTTTGATCTTTCTAtgatattgtatatatttaacaaatataattacaACGATTTTATAACTGTCAATAAAATATGCCAGACGATTTCAGAGCATTTTATTCCTATAATTGATGAG GACAAAGGTGTTCTAACCACTATTTTGTTAAGTCTATCTGTACTTAACTTGAATTATGAAATTTATTCCAGTTTTCTAAAATTACACgtatatacaaattatgaaaggtttgaaataaaatatttgtgtaatatttcatattcCATCGTACTTTGGCTAGCTCGTGGTTCCGTAAAAGACAAGTTTTTATGTGAGTTATTAAAAAGTATCGtgtttttgttaataaataatatgcataagCTCAAAAATGACGAATTGAAACAG CTTCACATAgtactatattttttaagggCAActgaagaaaattataaagacgctataaaaaaacttgaaaaaaaaaatattaaaaacacAATAACTGTGTCGAAAATGCAACAACAAGttgaaaaaattttcaCAGAAATAGGATTAAATGTGGATAAAGAATTTCCTGTAGGCCCATACATGTTGGATTTtgcattaaaaaaaaaaaag ATTTATATTGAAGTTAATGGATTTACACATTATTACACATTTGATGGAAAGataaataacaaaacaAATCTTAAGTAtttcatattaaataaGCTTAAATGGAAG ATTATTACTATTGAGTATATGGATTGGAAAAACAAATCAAAAGAt gataaaataaaatatatagagacaaatatattggaaaaaataaaatag
- a CDS encoding exported protein 3, putative, translated as MILKKKLLLIVNLFIICVYLDFHHVDSKINKINYNNDDLINNYVDIPMSYSNYNDENKNELGKYSDGNISEVNSENSKNAKNCDKTQGSNGEELKNELNDNKDVVLENEKENINKNYDTFYLFKNPLNINKMFKKQMSMNRWNNIFNFFKNNKSQEFKGTKNIFLNEIQNSYAYRNGLYFSATSVGEYNKKVDKNKFANINFPDNTMILVVTGNKLFLQNLIYSANKENAIKQKFTYTMNKIINNLKKKLYFKNFNYQYLYRNDSFANDTLKKKLDMDLLGELSNITQTIYVDDNKVNMHKIYGGWFHFLGILVINGYDYQIQNNIKYNDIFGEKCNDPVPKHLLSEFINLFSKKNTGKYQNGYLLGLWKDFPNNKFVNWRYSLELFLWDLLGILPHELPHPSDLIASYNKYDDNTELELDQEIEYNNGELKQINNEHKDGDLHHFDIENTWHKMIMNKISSHKGFDATIVSAQDYMNANGYDNEILSKYYNLKNEKEYIFLILLNKDFFVDEFVKSQNYSISKQNYFDKILKEIIDDVVKILEEVKNKLFPDNDDIKPIISVYNYLEEFENNSAKINPHILGEIAGITKHLKCENLLKSSNKCTKDISIHYKYGGWFEFGGAIYVKNVNNVDISYEHRNDKEPIIKKQYEQAILSQANSNYSSAGLWRDIPEKNMIPYRYPLEVFALENPELNILNLRDIHPFIAMNILKKGLNSMQPLEQAALHDPNQIMITSFPSGNNNSITSPNIETYNDGFIINENVNVHDNTDEYNDYADPSNIQDDGIYIEIDHGLNTKSNPINKKNENTQTLDLITNRNLFNTSTSNMVTGNPFFSNNKHQSFIDNFNYITKTISNNKELPNDEDEDDDDDEYFEEEEEDADSRSIIHNNKYLKNINDYNKNDTKLNSFTNYLNKYSKNDNKKEPTISTQIYIFMIVCIIFLFIALLALIGFRIYNLLKKRKLTNSNQGIVLSLKEKGIIPVAQGLSAPWLNA; from the coding sequence ATGATATTGAAGAAAAAACTCTTATTGAttgttaatttatttatcatatgCGTATATTTAGATTTTCACCACGTCGattcaaaaataaacaaaatcaATTATAACAATGATGATCTTATAAACAATTATGTTGACATTCCAATGTCCTATTCGAATTATAATGACGAAAACAAGAATGAACTTGGCAAATATTCTGATGGGAACATAAGCGAAGTAAATAGtgaaaatagtaaaaatgCGAAAAATTGTGACAAAACTCAGGGATCAAATGGtgaagaattaaaaaacgAATTGAATGATAACAAAGATGTTGTTTtggaaaatgaaaaagaaaatataaataaaaattatgacacattctatttatttaaaaatccattaaatattaataaaatgtttaaaaaacaaatgagTATGAACAGATGgaataacatttttaattttttcaaaaacaataaatcCCAAGAATTTAAAGGaactaaaaatatttttttaaatgaaatacaAAATAGTTATGCATATAGAAATGGGTTATATTTTAGCGCAACTAGCGTTGgagaatataataaaaaagttgataaaaataaatttgctaatataaattttccAGATAATACTATGATTTTAGTTGTAACgggaaataaattatttttacaaaatttaatatattctgctaataaagaaaatgcaattaaacaaaaattcaCATATACcatgaataaaataataaacaatttaaaaaaaaaattatatttcaaaaattttaattatcaatatttatatagaaATGATTCATTTGCTAATGatactttaaaaaaaaaacttgaTATGGATTTATTAGGTGAATTATCTAACATAACTCAAACAATATATgttgatgataataaagtaaatatgcataaaatatatggtGGATGGTTTCATTTCTTGGGTATATTAGTAATTAATGGATATGATTATcaaattcaaaataatataaaatataatgatatttttgGAGAAAAATGTAATGATCCAGTACCGAAACATTTATTATCtgaatttataaatttattttctaaaaaaaatacaggAAAATATCAAAACGGATATTTATTAGGCTTATGGAAAGATTTtccaaataataaatttgtaaattGGAGATATTCtttagaattatttttatgggATTTGTTGGGAATATTACCTCATGAATTGCCACATCCATCTGATTTAATTGCtagttataataaatatgacgATAACACAGAATTAGAATTAGATCAAGAAATAGAATATAACAATGGTgaattaaaacaaataaataatgaacaTAAGGATGGTGATTTACATCATTTTGATATTGAAAATACTTGGCATAAAATgattatgaataaaatatcatcTCACAAAGGATTTGATGCTACTATTGTTTCTGCACAAGATTATATGAATGCTAATGGATatgataatgaaatattatctaaatattataatttaaaaaatgaaaaagaatatatatttcttatccttttaaataaagattTTTTTGTTGATGAATTTGTTAAAAGTCAAAATTATAGCATAAGTAAACAAAactattttgataaaatattaaaagaaataatagaTGATGTAGTCAAAATATTAGAGGaagttaaaaataaattatttccaGATAATGATGATATCAAACCAATTATATCAGTATATAATTACCTAGAagaatttgaaaataattctgCAAAAATTAATCCACATATTTTAGGAGAAATTGCAGGAATAACAAAACATCTAAAATGTGAAAACTTATTAAAATCATCTAATAAATGTACTAAAGATATATCTAttcattataaatatggtGGATGGTTTGAATTTGGAGGTGctatatatgttaaaaatgtaaataatgTTGATATTTCTTATGAACATAGAAATGATAAAGAAcctataattaaaaaacaatatgaaCAAGCAATATTATCACAAGCTAATTCTAATTATTCAAGTGCTGGATTATGGAGGGATATAccagaaaaaaatatgatccCATATAGATACCCATTAGAAGTTTTTGCTTTAGAAAATCctgaattaaatattttaaatttgagAGATATACATCCATTTATTGCAATgaacattttaaaaaaaggatTAAATTCTATGCAACCCCTTGAGCAAGCAGCATTACACGATCCCAATCAAATTATGATTACATCATTTCCTTCtggtaataataattcaattACATCTCCTAATATTGAAACTTATAATGATggatttattattaatgaaaatgttaATGTACATGATAATACTGatgaatataatgattATGCAGATCCATCTAATATACAAGATGatggaatatatatagagatTGATCATGGattaaatacaaaatcaaatccaattaataaaaaaaatgaaaatacacAAACCTTAGATTTAATAACTAATAGAAATTTATTCAATACAAGTACAAGTAATATGGTCACAGGAAATCCATTCttttctaataataaacatCAAAGTTTTATcgataattttaattatataacaaaaacaattagtaataataaagaacttccaaatgatgaagatgaagatgatgatgatgatgaatattttgaagaagaagaagaagatGCAGATTCTAGATctattatacataataataaatacttaaaaaatattaatgattataataaaaatgatacaaAATTGAATTCTTTTACTAATTACTTAAATAAATACtctaaaaatgataataaaaaagaaccTACCATTAGTActcaaatttatatattcatgaTAGTTTGCATTATATTCCTATTTATAGCTCTTTTGGCTTTAATAGGATTCAGAATATAcaatttgttaaaaaaaagaaaattaacaaatagTAACCAAGGAATTGTTTTGtctttaaaagaaaaaggtATTATCCCTGTTGCTCAAGGATTATCTGCACCTTGGTTAAATGCTTAA
- a CDS encoding EF-hand calcium-binding domain-containing protein, putative has product MNNTFNDKKNPQNNVLNISEPPTWSTNRISLSSEEYVYYVNLFNLNDKYEHNYIDNKTASSFLQNSGLSIAVLHSIWEYSDIQNKGYLTLEDFFICCRLVAHAQNGNPLSSDMINRQPPCLPSFDIIRHKSFSNISNLEGTIDWGIEITEKEEYKRIFKKLDINNEEKIEGNMIREYYLNTSNISICELMQIWNISDYDNDGYLDFDQFCVMNKIVEIRKVKEINIPLSIPKKLFNSINPDRNLVTNDYDNASFKHMKKGIETHGSDKLSCLNLLKTENNDKEGNKYEHLKDEDNVNNYENVPNYENANNENTDNEKLNMEFDFFEFKNEESYNSQYEKKKKKKKNITKSSMIFKDKCEEFSGFRKEEEEQDDISQEVSNNKNHNNEILIVNKKNKKKKKRKKKIEEKALTYNEEGFENEEMDPERQKQKQKDIKNKNEKKNEKEKMKKKTKQRDQGEGWKEKWKEKINEKIDENISEQNSEKINDMILENISSNRTTEKNKDIENSESRNKMWKKFMNESKLVKLNYRNIKNPNIESKDIYKIEELNKKLEGENIERKINIEKQKNQLNRLSYIYEHELKRYQCLKDERRNLEFLNICLYKDIKYKKENIKNIKKEIKELINDINKINIENLNINKSYIKKEKDVRTADQKRKDLEQVINKEKKYLKKDEKNLIMLKNMILYLRKQKSQALKLQNDLKGRYDVTNTDYQLLVKNVFHQQNNLNNIINKRLDLEKVKNQQIVLFNSLSNQSILLDLKNKYPQLKKTLESQSDFTFQAHDNPPQSFQRKYFVDKKGIPNELNREIKSTKKNIKNFENIKNGDSVDIFSSLDEMDSFEDIPEEENGSSSKLSLKDGDLKSDENSP; this is encoded by the exons ATGAATAACACATTTAacgataaaaaaaatcctcaaaataatgttttaaatatttcagAACCCCCAACATGGTCAACTAATAGAATATCTCTTTCCTCAGAagaatatgtatattatgtaaatttatttaa CTTAAACGATAAATACGaacataattatattgataataaaacagCGTCATCTTTTTTACAAAACTCTGGTTTATCTATTGCGGTTTTGCATTCA ATATGGGAATATAGTGATATTCAAAACAAGGGGTATTTAACTCTTGAGGactttttcatttgttgTAGGCTCGTTGCTCATGCACAAAATGGAAATCCCTTGAGTTCTGACATGATTAATAGAC AACCTCCTTGCCTTCCAAGCTTTGATATAATAAGGCATAAATccttttcaaatatttccAATCTAGAAGGAACTATTGATTGGGGAATTGAAATAACAGAAAaagaagaatataaaaggattttcaaaaaattagatataaataatgaagaaaaaatagaagGAAATATGATTAgagaatattatttaaatacttcaaatatatcaatatgTGAACTTATGCAAATATGGAATATTTCTGATTATGATAATGATGGATATTTAGACTTTGATCAATTTTGTgttatgaataaaattgttGAAATACGAAAagtaaaagaaataaatattccaTTATCTAttccaaaaaaattatttaattcaatAAATCCAGATCGCAATCTTGTTACTAATG ATTATGATAATGCTTCATTCAAACATATGAAGAAAGGAATTGAAACTCATGGATCTGATAAATTGTCTTgtttaaatttgttaaaaactgaaaataatgataaagaaggtaataaatatgaacatCTTAAAGATGAAgataatgtaaataattatgaaaatgtCCCAAATTACGAAAATGCAAATAACGAAAATACAGATAACGAAAAACTTAATATGGAATTTGATTTCtttgaatttaaaaatgaagaatcATATAATAGTCagtatgaaaaaaaaaaaaaaaaaaaaaaaaatataacaaaatcGAGTATGATCTTTAAGGATAAATGTGAAGAATTCTCGGGTTTTAGGAAAGAGGAAGAAGAACAAGACGATATTAGCCAAGAAGTTtcgaataataaaaatcataataatgaaattttaatagtaaataaaaagaataaaaaaaaaaaaaaaagaaaaaaaaaaatcgaagAAAAAGCATTGACATATAATGAGGAAGGATTTGAAAATGAGGAAATGGATCCAGAAAGACAAAAgcaaaaacaaaaagatataaaaaataaaaatgaaaaaaaaaacgaaaaagaaaaaatgaagaaaaagacAAAACAAAGGGATCAGGGAGAAGGTTGGAAAGAAAAAtggaaagaaaaaattaatgaaaaaattgatgaaaatattagCGAGCAGAATagtgaaaaaattaatgacatgatattagaaaatatttcttctAACAGAACTACTGAAAAGAATAAAGATATTGAAAATAGTGAATCTCGAAATAAAATGTggaaaaaatttatgaacGAATCAAAATTagttaaattaaattatagaaatataaaaaatccAAATATTGAAAgtaaagatatatataaaattgaagaattaaataaaaagctTGAAGGTGAAAATAttgaaagaaaaataaacattgaaaaacaaaaaaaccAATTAAATCGActttcttatatatatgaacatGAATTAAAAAGATATCAATGTCTTAAAGATGAGAGAAGGAATCTcgaatttttaaatatatgtttatataaagatataaaatataaaaaagaaaatataaaaaatataaaaaaagaaattaaagagcttataaatgatataaataaaataaatatagaaaatttaaatattaacaaaagttatattaagaaagaaaaagatGTTAGAACAGCGGatcaaaaaagaaaagattTAGAACAagttataaataaagaaaaaaaatatttaaaaaaagatgaaaaaaatttaattatgcTAAAGAATatgattttatatttaagaaaacaaaaatcaCAAGCTCTTAAATTAcaaaatgatttaaaagGCAGATATGATGTTACGAATACGGATTATCAATTATTAGTTAAGAATGTTTTTCAccaacaaaataatttaaataatattattaataagcGTTTGGATTTagaaaaagtaaaaaatcagcagattgttttatttaattctttaTCCAACCAATCTATACTActtgatttaaaaaataaatatccacaattaaaaaaaactctCGAAAGTCAATCCGATTTCACATTTCAAGCCCATGATAATCCACCTCAATCTTTCCAacgaaaatattttgtagaCAAAAAGGGAATCCCCAATGAATTG AATCGTGAAATTAAAtccacaaaaaaaaacatcaaaaattttgaaaacattaaaaatgGGGACAGTGtagatattttttccaGCCTTGATGAAATGGACTCTTTTGAGGACATCCCAGAAGAAGAG AATGGGAGCTCTAGTAAATTGTCATTGAAGGATGGGGATCTTAAGAGTGACGAAAACAGTCCATAG
- a CDS encoding glutamine--fructose-6-phosphate aminotransferase [isomerizing], putative translates to MKSKLNAFLKRLLNKFENEFGSNKKKYVTYFRKSIYNDYNIKNPRYNKLWMRCMFSSKLGNNFSSQDMDNIIEGSVRKKNSNGYSSKHLSLYFQTYQVSSKSFFLAMLAIFGMYEIMNSKEEKGKKKKKNFFDLLFPKNKASCCGIMAYLGDGDASKILIDGIEILQNRGYDSCGMSTIDKSNSLKTTKYASSSASNAIEKLRGNYMTSHKNDNIGIAHTRWATHGSKTDENAHPHADYKERISLVHNGMIENYRELKKFLVQKNIPFKSNTDTEVVANLIGYFLDQKQSFQDAVVSSIKQLEGTWSFCIIHKDFPDEMILAANGSPLHIGIKDNEMFVASEHSALFAFTNEYISLKNGEIMLINKNNINNLKMIKKFDNIPEIVIQKTPDPYPHWTIKEIHEQSISLSKSLNNGGRFNLKNNIVKLGGLDPYVDELKNIENIILIGCGTSYYAALFCKYIMNYLHCFNTVQVMDPSDFNISSIPKEKEGIIFISQSGETRDIIKACKLAEYFNLKKLSVINSVGSTIANMTGRGVYLNAGREVGVASTKCFTSEVSVLTLIALWFFQNKQNLSSNNKVSSLINSLYRLPRYADTTIKSCEDTCKALSHKLSNAKSMFIIGNGISYPIALEGALKIKEIAYIHCEGSTGNALKHGPYALLGGNDNIPVIMLIFNDGTKNSMISIGEQIKSRGAHIICLTDDVNLCNHFADDIILIPNNGLLTSLLAVIPLQMLAYYMSVNLGHNPDKPRSLAKTVTV, encoded by the coding sequence ATGAAGTCTAAATTAAATGCCTTTCTGAAGCGACTTCTAAATAAGTTCGAAAATGAATTTGGgtcaaacaaaaaaaaatatgtcaCTTATTTTAGGAAAAGTATATACAACGACTATAACATTAAAAATCcaagatataataaattgtgGATGCGATGTATGTTTTCGTCAAAATTAggtaataatttttctagCCAAGATATGgataatattattgaaGGCAGTGTAAGGAAGAAAAACAGCAACGGATATAGTAGTAAACACTTATCACTGTATTTCCAAACATATCAAGTATCGAGcaaaagtttttttttagccATGCTAGCTATTTTTGGGATGTACGAAATTATGAACAGCAAGGAAGAAAAgggtaaaaaaaaaaaaaaaaatttttttgatttgtTATTTCCAAAGAATAAAGCTAGCTGTTGTGGTATTATGGCATATTTAGGTGATGGAGATGcctcaaaaatattaatagatGGGATTGAAATATTACAAAACAGAGGATATGATTCATGTGGTATGTCAACAATTGATAAAAGCAATTCATTAAAAACAACAAAATATGCAAGTAGTTCAGCATCCAATGCTATTGAAAAATTACGTGGAAATTACATGACCAGccataaaaatgataatattggTATTGCACACACAAGATGGGCAACACATGGGAGTAAAACTGATGAAAATGCACACCCTCATGCAGATTATAAAGAAAGAATTAGTCTTGTACATAATGGAATGATTGAAAATTATAGagagttaaaaaaatttttagtACAAAAAAACATTCCATTCAAATCAAATACTGATACAGAAGTTGTTGCAAATTTAATTGGATATTTTTTAGATCAAAAACAAAGTTTTCAAGATGCTGTTGTATCTTCTATAAAACAGTTAGAAGGAACTTGGAGTTTTTGCATTATTCATAAAGATTTTCCTGACGAAATGATATTAGCAGCAAATGGTTCGCCCTTGCATATAGGTATAAAAGATAATGAAATGTTTGTAGCTTCTGAACATTCTGCATTATTTGCATTTactaatgaatatatatcgttgaaaaatggagaaataatgttaataaataaaaataatattaacaatttaaaaatgataaaaaaatttgataatatacCAGAAATAGTTATACAAAAAACACCAGATCCATATCCACATTGGACAATTAAAGAAATACATGAGCAATCTATAAGTTTATCAAAATCTTTAAATAATGGTGGACGATTTAatcttaaaaataatattgttaaATTAGGTGGTTTAGACCCATACGTCGATgagttaaaaaatatagaaaatataattttaatcgGTTGTGGTACATCATATTATGCtgcattattttgtaaatatattatgaattatttacattGTTTTAACACTGTACAAGTTATGGATCCTAGcgattttaatatatcttcTATTCCGAAAGAAAAAGAAggaattatatttatatcacaAAGTGGCGAAACTCGTGATATTATTAAAGCTTGTAAATTAGcagaatattttaatttaaaaaaattatcgGTAATTAATTCAGTGGGATCAACTATTGCTAATATGACTGGTCGAGGTGTATATCTAAATGCAGGTCGAGAAGTTGGTGTCGCATCAACAAAATGTTTTACATCTGAAGTTTCTGTATTAACATTAATAGCTTTATggttttttcaaaataaacaaaatttaagctcaaataataaagttagttctttaataaattcattatatagATTACCACGATATGCGGATACAACTATTAAATCATGTGAAGATACATGCAAAGCATTATCACATAAATTGTCCAATGCAAAGTCAATGTTTATCATAGGAAATGGAATAAGCTATCCAATAGCTTTAGAGGGtgcattaaaaattaaagaaattgcatatatacattgTGAGGGGTCGACAGGAAATGCTCTTAAACATGGCCCTTATGCCTTATTGGGAGGAAATGACAACATACCTGTAATTAtgcttatttttaatgatgGCACAAAAAATTCAATGATTAGTATTGGCgaacaaataaaatcaaGGGGTGCACATATTATATGCTTAACTGATGATGTAAATCTTTGTAATCATTTTGCTGATGACATTATATTGATACCAAACAACGGTTTGCTTACATCGCTACTTGCAGTTATACCATTGCAAATGTTGGCTTATTATATGAGTGTTAATTTGGGTCACAATCCGGATAAACCTCGATCACTAGCAAAAACGGTTACAGTATAA